A region of Marmota flaviventris isolate mMarFla1 chromosome 11, mMarFla1.hap1, whole genome shotgun sequence DNA encodes the following proteins:
- the LOC114097770 gene encoding olfactory receptor 10A7-like isoform X2, producing MNVSSEHCNISDWLRLEASVKASVYFVAFSFATFITIVIVTIVSQDRKLRKEVRHILLCHHLLCISSYCGLGVVFQGMRALLAHSPRLICWVVFGVQLSVGEGILFTLALMALNTYLVICWPLKSLSFVGSVKYRILAGTWTTIILKNVCLFLIEVTNLAPVAVFKLEPLCPVTLNSIPARATGLVFLFLPLSVILISYSLIYREGKRAGHFNRSNLKARKTVLIHLVQISLHVLPTLIILGLGKRCGVSFFALNLVLFGVFAFAQCFNPLVYGLQNTELRSRLHHEVCCHLGFGHTRSSRGPV from the coding sequence ATGAACGTGTCTTCTGAGCATTGCAACATATCAGATTGGCTGAGGCTGGAAGCATCGGTGAAGGCCTCTGTGTATTTCGTTGCTTTCTCCTTCGCCACATTCATCACTATCGTCATTGTCACAATAGTGTCACAGGATCGGAAACTGAGGAAAGAGGTCCGGCACATCCTCCTCTGCCACCATCTGCTGTGCATCTCCTCCTACTGTGGCCTGGGGGTTGTTTTCCAAGGAATGCGGGCCTTGCTGGCCCACAGCCCGCGGTTAATTTGCTGGGTGGTGTTTGGGGTGCAGCTAAGTGTTGGAGAAGGGATTCTCTTCACTCTGGCCTTGATGGCTCTCAACACTTACCTGGTGATTTGCTGGCCACTGAAATCTCTGTCCTTTGTGGGTTCAGTTAAGTACAGGATTCTGGCTGGAACTTGGACGACCATAATACTCAAGAATGTCTGCTTATTCCTCATCGAGGTCACTAACTTAGCTCCCGTTGCTGTTTTTAAATTGGAACCCCTATGCCCTGTGACCTTGAATAGCATTCCTGCCAGAGCCACGGGCTTGGTTTTCCTGTTCCTTCCTTTATCTGTCATTCTTATAAGTTACTCTCTGATCTATCGAGAAGGGAAACGAGCCGGCCATTTTAATAGGTCCAACCTCAAAGCAAGGAAAACAGTTCTTATTCATTTAGTGCAGATAAGTTTACACGTATTGCCAACCCTGATCATCTTGGGTTTAGGCAAGAGGTGTGGGGTGTCTTTCTTTGCTCTAAATCTGGTGCTTTTTGGTGTCTTTGCATTTGCCCAGTGTTTTAACCCGCTGGTCTACGGGCTTCAGAACACAGAACTGCGGAGCAGGTTGCACCACGAGGTGTGCTGTCACCTGGGCTTTGGTCACACGAGGAGCAGCAGAGGGCCGGTCTAA
- the LOC114097770 gene encoding olfactory receptor 10A7-like isoform X1: protein MPGIYKQNSSALGRFSIKGDNTISSKEERGAEPAPKIMNVSSEHCNISDWLRLEASVKASVYFVAFSFATFITIVIVTIVSQDRKLRKEVRHILLCHHLLCISSYCGLGVVFQGMRALLAHSPRLICWVVFGVQLSVGEGILFTLALMALNTYLVICWPLKSLSFVGSVKYRILAGTWTTIILKNVCLFLIEVTNLAPVAVFKLEPLCPVTLNSIPARATGLVFLFLPLSVILISYSLIYREGKRAGHFNRSNLKARKTVLIHLVQISLHVLPTLIILGLGKRCGVSFFALNLVLFGVFAFAQCFNPLVYGLQNTELRSRLHHEVCCHLGFGHTRSSRGPV, encoded by the coding sequence GAGCTGAGCCAGCCCCAAAGATCATGAACGTGTCTTCTGAGCATTGCAACATATCAGATTGGCTGAGGCTGGAAGCATCGGTGAAGGCCTCTGTGTATTTCGTTGCTTTCTCCTTCGCCACATTCATCACTATCGTCATTGTCACAATAGTGTCACAGGATCGGAAACTGAGGAAAGAGGTCCGGCACATCCTCCTCTGCCACCATCTGCTGTGCATCTCCTCCTACTGTGGCCTGGGGGTTGTTTTCCAAGGAATGCGGGCCTTGCTGGCCCACAGCCCGCGGTTAATTTGCTGGGTGGTGTTTGGGGTGCAGCTAAGTGTTGGAGAAGGGATTCTCTTCACTCTGGCCTTGATGGCTCTCAACACTTACCTGGTGATTTGCTGGCCACTGAAATCTCTGTCCTTTGTGGGTTCAGTTAAGTACAGGATTCTGGCTGGAACTTGGACGACCATAATACTCAAGAATGTCTGCTTATTCCTCATCGAGGTCACTAACTTAGCTCCCGTTGCTGTTTTTAAATTGGAACCCCTATGCCCTGTGACCTTGAATAGCATTCCTGCCAGAGCCACGGGCTTGGTTTTCCTGTTCCTTCCTTTATCTGTCATTCTTATAAGTTACTCTCTGATCTATCGAGAAGGGAAACGAGCCGGCCATTTTAATAGGTCCAACCTCAAAGCAAGGAAAACAGTTCTTATTCATTTAGTGCAGATAAGTTTACACGTATTGCCAACCCTGATCATCTTGGGTTTAGGCAAGAGGTGTGGGGTGTCTTTCTTTGCTCTAAATCTGGTGCTTTTTGGTGTCTTTGCATTTGCCCAGTGTTTTAACCCGCTGGTCTACGGGCTTCAGAACACAGAACTGCGGAGCAGGTTGCACCACGAGGTGTGCTGTCACCTGGGCTTTGGTCACACGAGGAGCAGCAGAGGGCCGGTCTAA